The proteins below are encoded in one region of Oharaeibacter diazotrophicus:
- a CDS encoding NAD(P)H-dependent oxidoreductase, giving the protein MRILVVHAHPVETSFNAALHRTTVDTLRAAGHAVDDCDLYAEGFDPVLSRAERLGYHDTDANRDPVRAHVDRLLAAEALVFVHPVWNFGFPAILKGYLDRVFLPGVSFRLVDGKVRPALTNVRRLAAVTSYGGTRMRALLAGDPPRKAVTRVIRAACGFPPVTYLAHYDMNRSTDATRAAFLARVERTMRAF; this is encoded by the coding sequence ATGCGCATCCTCGTCGTCCACGCCCATCCGGTCGAGACGTCCTTCAACGCGGCGCTGCACCGCACGACCGTCGACACGCTGCGCGCCGCCGGCCACGCGGTCGACGACTGCGACCTCTACGCCGAGGGCTTCGACCCCGTCCTGAGCCGGGCCGAGCGGCTCGGCTACCACGACACCGACGCCAACCGCGATCCGGTCCGCGCCCACGTCGACCGCCTGCTCGCGGCCGAGGCGCTGGTGTTCGTGCACCCGGTGTGGAACTTCGGCTTCCCGGCGATCCTGAAGGGCTATCTCGACCGGGTGTTCCTGCCGGGCGTCTCCTTCCGTCTCGTCGACGGCAAGGTGCGGCCGGCGCTGACCAACGTCCGCCGGCTCGCCGCCGTGACCTCCTACGGCGGCACGCGGATGCGCGCCCTTCTCGCCGGCGACCCGCCGCGCAAGGCGGTGACGCGGGTGATCCGCGCCGCCTGCGGCTTCCCACCGGTCACCTATCTCGCCCACTACGACATGAACCGCTCGACCGACGCCACCCGCGCGGCCTTCCTGGCCAGGGTCGAGCGCACCATGCGCGCCTTCTGA
- a CDS encoding purine-nucleoside phosphorylase has product MFAPDRAAECAALVRTRTDLSPRLGMVLGSGLGSFADTVADAVRIPFADLPGFPVSTVTGHRGELVIGRVGGVPIALLSGRAHYYEHGDAAAMKTPIATFAALGCEGVILTNAAGGLDPAVGPGELMLISDHINFAGTNPLFGEMGDRRFVGMTQAYDAGLADLFRAAAAAEDIRLSEGVYMWFTGPSFETPAEIRAARILGAQAVGMSTVPEVILARFYGLRVAAVSTVTNFAAGMTGAELSHEETKENGPKGAEKLKRLLPRVVAAFGAS; this is encoded by the coding sequence ATGTTCGCCCCCGACCGCGCCGCCGAGTGCGCGGCCCTGGTCCGCACCCGGACCGATCTCTCGCCCCGGCTCGGCATGGTGCTCGGCTCCGGCCTCGGCAGCTTCGCCGACACGGTGGCGGATGCCGTGCGCATCCCGTTCGCCGATCTGCCGGGCTTTCCGGTCTCCACCGTCACCGGCCACCGCGGCGAGCTGGTGATCGGCCGGGTCGGCGGCGTGCCGATCGCGCTCTTGTCCGGCCGCGCCCACTACTACGAGCACGGCGACGCCGCGGCGATGAAGACGCCGATCGCCACCTTCGCCGCCCTCGGCTGCGAGGGCGTGATCCTCACCAACGCCGCCGGCGGCCTCGATCCCGCGGTCGGACCGGGCGAGTTGATGCTGATCTCCGACCACATCAACTTCGCCGGTACCAACCCGTTGTTCGGCGAGATGGGCGACCGCCGCTTCGTCGGCATGACGCAGGCCTACGACGCCGGTCTCGCCGATCTGTTCCGCGCCGCCGCCGCCGCCGAGGACATCCGCCTCTCCGAGGGCGTCTACATGTGGTTCACCGGCCCGTCCTTCGAGACGCCGGCCGAGATCCGCGCCGCCCGCATCCTCGGCGCCCAGGCCGTCGGCATGTCGACGGTGCCGGAGGTGATCCTCGCCCGCTTCTACGGCCTCCGCGTCGCGGCGGTCTCCACCGTCACCAATTTCGCCGCCGGCATGACCGGTGCCGAGCTCTCGCACGAGGAGACCAAGGAGAACGGTCCCAAGGGTGCCGAGAAGCTGAAGCGCCTGCTGCCGCGCGTCGTCGCCGCCTTCGGAGCCAGTTGA
- the deoC gene encoding deoxyribose-phosphate aldolase: MSSDDAKAVARRALALLDLTDLSETCTPAAIDRLCARAVTPYGAVAAVCLYPRFVAQAKRVLAGTGVRIATVVNFPAGGEDTAAVLEETARAIEDGADEIDHVLAWRAFLEGRPGFAETQVARVKAVTAGRAKLKVILETGEIVDPDKIRAATEIAIAAGADFVKTSTGKVKVNATLEAARIMLEVIAATGRGDVGFKPAGGIRTVEDAAAYLGLADQIMGSGWARPSTFRFGASGVLDALIATLEDRVDDGGTGY, translated from the coding sequence ATGTCGTCCGACGATGCCAAGGCCGTCGCCCGCCGCGCGCTCGCCCTCCTCGACCTCACCGACCTCTCCGAGACCTGCACGCCGGCCGCGATCGACCGGCTGTGCGCCCGCGCCGTCACGCCCTACGGGGCGGTCGCCGCGGTCTGCCTCTACCCGCGCTTCGTCGCGCAGGCGAAGCGCGTCCTCGCCGGCACCGGCGTCAGGATCGCCACCGTGGTGAACTTCCCGGCCGGCGGCGAGGACACCGCCGCCGTGCTCGAGGAGACCGCCCGGGCGATCGAGGACGGTGCCGACGAGATCGACCACGTCTTGGCCTGGCGCGCCTTCCTCGAGGGCCGGCCGGGCTTCGCCGAGACCCAGGTCGCCCGCGTCAAGGCGGTCACGGCCGGCCGCGCCAAGCTCAAGGTGATCCTCGAGACCGGCGAGATCGTCGACCCCGACAAGATCCGCGCCGCCACCGAGATCGCGATCGCGGCCGGCGCCGACTTCGTCAAGACCTCGACCGGCAAGGTCAAGGTCAACGCCACGCTGGAGGCGGCGCGGATCATGCTGGAGGTGATCGCCGCCACCGGCCGCGGCGACGTCGGCTTCAAGCCGGCCGGCGGCATCCGCACCGTCGAGGACGCCGCCGCCTATCTCGGCCTCGCCGACCAGATCATGGGTTCGGGATGGGCGCGGCCGTCGACCTTCCGCTTCGGCGCCAGCGGCGTGCTCGACGCCCTGATCGCCACCCTCGAGGACCGCGTCGACGACGGCGGCACCGGCTACTGA
- a CDS encoding ROK family protein, with product MSARPHMDLEALPFPVLFADIGGTNARFAILTDAHAALRHFDTVETKNHVTLEDAVEAAVLRRTALRPRTMVFAVAGPIREERTQLTNCPWVVVPRALMETFDLDHVLLFNDFEALALSLPGLAAEDLEAVGDRLPPEDGTKVVIGPGTGLGAAGLVHAAHMWVPVPGEGGHIDLAPITARDLAVWPHVERPGERISGETLICGSGLLRLYRAVAAADGVAPACTTPAEVTAAAEAGDPVAVETVALFAIHLGRIAGNLALTFLARGGVYLAGGIAPRIAAVLKSGGFRAAFEDKNPHEDLLRSMATAIVVHERPALAGLVAFARTPTRFGVHLEGRHWVR from the coding sequence ATGTCCGCCCGCCCCCACATGGATCTCGAGGCGCTGCCGTTCCCGGTGCTGTTCGCGGACATCGGCGGTACCAACGCCCGCTTCGCCATCCTGACCGACGCCCACGCGGCGTTGCGCCACTTCGACACCGTCGAGACGAAGAACCACGTCACGCTGGAGGACGCCGTCGAGGCGGCGGTGCTGCGCCGCACGGCGCTGCGCCCGCGCACCATGGTGTTCGCCGTCGCCGGACCGATCCGCGAGGAGCGCACCCAACTCACCAACTGTCCGTGGGTGGTGGTGCCGCGCGCGCTGATGGAGACGTTCGACCTCGACCACGTGCTGCTGTTCAACGACTTCGAGGCCCTGGCGCTGTCGCTGCCGGGTCTCGCCGCCGAGGACCTCGAGGCGGTCGGCGACCGCCTGCCGCCCGAGGACGGCACCAAGGTGGTGATCGGCCCGGGCACCGGGCTCGGCGCCGCCGGCCTCGTCCACGCCGCCCACATGTGGGTGCCGGTGCCCGGCGAGGGCGGCCACATCGACCTCGCGCCGATCACCGCGCGCGACCTCGCGGTGTGGCCCCACGTCGAGCGCCCGGGCGAGCGCATCTCCGGCGAGACGCTGATCTGCGGCTCGGGCCTCCTCAGGCTCTACCGCGCCGTCGCCGCCGCCGACGGCGTTGCGCCGGCCTGCACGACGCCCGCCGAGGTGACCGCCGCCGCCGAGGCCGGCGATCCGGTCGCGGTCGAGACCGTGGCGCTGTTCGCGATCCACCTCGGCCGCATCGCCGGCAATCTCGCGCTGACCTTCCTCGCCCGCGGCGGCGTCTATCTCGCCGGCGGCATCGCGCCGCGGATCGCCGCGGTGCTGAAGAGCGGCGGCTTCCGCGCCGCCTTCGAGGACAAGAACCCGCACGAGGACCTGTTGCGCTCGATGGCGACCGCCATCGTCGTGCACGAGCGCCCGGCGCTCGCCGGCCTCGTCGCCTTCGCCCGCACCCCGACGCGCTTCGGCGTCCACCTCGAGGGCCGGCACTGGGTGCGGTGA
- a CDS encoding ABC transporter permease, with translation MSVPTGPLPNWVTYGLMPILNLVVAFLIAGLVVVFLGESPLLALKTMLIGALGSANGIGYTLYYATNFIFTGLSVAVAIHCGLFNIGSEGQAYVGGLGAALVAIGLGDHLPWFLTAPVAILAAALFGAAWAFLPAYLQAKRGSHVVITTIMFNFIGAAVMVYLLVNVLKVPGAMAPETKVFAEGGQLPKIGWLVQPLDPGLDAMSYAAPLNVSFFVALACCVAVWALIWRTRLGYEIRTTGLNPTAAAYAGISYVRMVVITMLISGGLAGMMALNPVMGASARLQVEFVGGAGFVGIAVALMGRNHPAGIVLAAILFGVLYQGGDYLSFDMPLITRDMIVLIQGLVILFAGALEYMFRPALAAVFARRPEAAAVKA, from the coding sequence ATGAGCGTACCGACCGGTCCCTTGCCCAACTGGGTCACCTACGGCCTGATGCCGATCCTCAACCTCGTGGTCGCCTTCCTGATCGCGGGGCTGGTGGTCGTCTTCCTCGGCGAAAGCCCGCTCCTCGCCCTGAAGACCATGCTGATCGGCGCGCTCGGCAGCGCCAACGGCATCGGCTACACGCTCTACTACGCCACCAACTTCATCTTCACCGGCCTGTCGGTCGCGGTGGCGATCCACTGCGGTCTGTTCAACATCGGCTCCGAGGGCCAGGCCTACGTCGGCGGCCTCGGCGCGGCGCTGGTCGCGATCGGCCTCGGCGACCACCTGCCCTGGTTCCTGACCGCCCCGGTCGCGATCCTCGCCGCCGCCCTGTTCGGCGCCGCTTGGGCCTTCTTGCCGGCCTATCTCCAGGCCAAGCGCGGCAGCCACGTCGTCATCACGACGATCATGTTCAACTTCATCGGCGCGGCCGTGATGGTCTACCTGCTGGTGAACGTTCTCAAGGTACCGGGCGCGATGGCGCCGGAGACCAAGGTGTTCGCCGAGGGCGGCCAGCTGCCGAAGATCGGCTGGCTGGTGCAGCCGCTCGATCCCGGCCTCGACGCCATGAGCTACGCCGCCCCGCTCAACGTCTCCTTCTTCGTCGCGCTCGCCTGCTGCGTCGCGGTGTGGGCGCTGATCTGGCGGACCCGGCTCGGCTACGAGATCCGCACCACCGGCCTGAACCCGACCGCCGCCGCCTATGCGGGCATCTCCTACGTTCGCATGGTGGTGATCACCATGCTGATCTCCGGCGGCCTCGCCGGCATGATGGCGCTGAACCCGGTGATGGGCGCCTCCGCCCGGCTCCAGGTCGAGTTCGTCGGCGGCGCCGGCTTCGTCGGCATCGCCGTCGCGCTGATGGGGCGCAACCACCCGGCCGGCATCGTGCTCGCCGCCATTCTGTTCGGCGTGCTCTACCAGGGCGGCGACTATCTCTCCTTCGACATGCCGCTGATCACCCGCGACATGATCGTGCTGATCCAGGGTCTCGTCATCCTGTTCGCCGGCGCGCTCGAGTACATGTTCCGCCCGGCGCTCGCCGCCGTGTTCGCCCGCCGGCCAGAGGCCGCGGCGGTCAAGGCCTGA
- a CDS encoding BMP family lipoprotein, with protein MLKTILGAAFTAAVLTTTALSADVKPAVVYGTGGKFDKSFNEAAYAGAERFKTETGVDYRDFEPTGDTQGEQALRNFASRGYNPVIGVSFAWTSAIEKVATEFPDTKFVLIDSVVDKPNVRSVVFKEHEGSYLVGLIAGMTSKSGKVGFVGGMDIPLIRKFECGYEQGARAANAKVEVFQNMTGTTGAAWNDPVRGGELAKSQIDQGADVIYAAAGATGLGVLQTAADNGKYSIGVDSNQNYLHPGSVLTSMVKRVDLAVYNAIKDTKDDKFSAGIVELGVAQDGVGWALDDNNKSLITPEIQAAVDKAKADIVSGAVKVHDYMTDNACPK; from the coding sequence ATGCTGAAGACCATCCTCGGCGCCGCCTTCACGGCCGCCGTGCTGACCACCACGGCCCTGTCGGCCGACGTCAAGCCGGCGGTCGTCTACGGGACCGGCGGCAAGTTCGACAAGTCGTTCAACGAGGCGGCCTATGCCGGCGCCGAGCGCTTCAAGACCGAGACCGGCGTCGACTACCGCGACTTCGAGCCGACCGGCGACACCCAGGGCGAGCAGGCGCTGCGCAACTTCGCCAGCCGCGGCTACAACCCGGTGATCGGCGTCTCCTTCGCCTGGACCTCGGCGATCGAGAAGGTCGCCACCGAATTCCCGGACACCAAGTTCGTGCTGATCGACAGCGTCGTCGACAAGCCGAACGTGCGCTCGGTGGTCTTCAAGGAGCACGAGGGCTCCTATCTCGTCGGCCTGATCGCCGGCATGACCTCGAAGTCCGGCAAGGTCGGCTTCGTCGGCGGCATGGACATCCCGCTGATCCGCAAGTTCGAGTGCGGCTACGAGCAGGGCGCGCGCGCGGCGAACGCCAAGGTCGAGGTCTTCCAGAACATGACCGGCACCACCGGTGCGGCCTGGAACGATCCGGTGCGCGGCGGCGAACTCGCCAAGAGCCAGATCGACCAGGGCGCGGACGTGATCTACGCCGCCGCCGGCGCCACCGGCCTCGGCGTGCTGCAGACCGCCGCCGACAACGGCAAGTATTCGATCGGCGTCGATTCGAACCAGAACTACCTGCACCCCGGCTCGGTGCTGACCTCGATGGTCAAGCGCGTCGACCTCGCGGTCTACAACGCCATCAAGGACACCAAGGACGACAAGTTCTCCGCCGGCATCGTCGAGCTGGGCGTCGCCCAAGACGGCGTCGGCTGGGCGCTCGACGACAACAACAAGTCGCTGATCACCCCCGAGATCCAGGCCGCCGTCGACAAGGCCAAGGCCGACATCGTCTCCGGCGCGGTCAAGGTCCACGACTACATGACGGACAACGCCTGCCCGAAGTGA
- a CDS encoding FAD-binding oxidoreductase, which yields MTDLAALKRDLDGIPMEDNPVLVKQKSRDFFWYSPVLKRRLDHVTGDLVVSPRDRDEVIRVVRACFAHGVPITPRGAGTGNYGQAMPLSGGVVLNLAEMNKVVEIRPGVVVAEAGAIMEKIDQETRAQSGQELRLHPSTYRTATIGGFVAGGSGGIGSIRWGGLRDLGNVIRVEVVTCEAEPRVLQLTGADVAKVVHAYGTNGIVTAVEMPLAPAYDWVDAVVAFDDFLAAAAFADALGNQDGILLKNLAVIAAPLPYDYFLRHRRFLRRDQSTVLVMVAPFAVEAFAAFTRRFKAADVVYRSDLATEEERKGLPPVYELAWNHTTLRGLRVDPSITYLQVLYPFPHQLERVAAVTKLFGDEVPGHLEFVRFDGKITCFGLPVVRYTSEERLEEIMRLHDAEGCPIFNPHRYTLEEGGMKQTDAVQLAFKREADPNGLLNPGKMIAWEDPDYDFGAEKLYLFPGLERTE from the coding sequence ATGACCGATCTTGCCGCCCTGAAGCGCGACCTCGACGGCATCCCGATGGAGGACAACCCCGTCCTGGTGAAGCAGAAGAGCCGCGACTTCTTCTGGTACTCGCCCGTCCTGAAGCGCCGGCTCGACCACGTCACCGGTGACCTCGTGGTCTCCCCGCGCGACCGCGACGAGGTGATCCGGGTCGTCCGCGCCTGCTTCGCCCACGGCGTTCCGATCACCCCGCGCGGCGCCGGCACCGGCAACTACGGCCAGGCGATGCCGCTTTCGGGCGGCGTCGTGCTGAACCTCGCCGAGATGAACAAGGTCGTCGAGATCCGTCCGGGCGTCGTCGTCGCCGAGGCCGGCGCGATCATGGAGAAGATCGACCAGGAGACCCGGGCGCAGTCCGGCCAGGAACTGCGCCTGCATCCCTCGACCTACCGCACCGCCACCATCGGCGGCTTCGTCGCCGGCGGCTCCGGCGGCATCGGCTCGATCCGCTGGGGCGGCCTGCGCGACCTCGGCAACGTCATCCGCGTCGAGGTCGTCACCTGCGAGGCCGAGCCGCGGGTGCTCCAGCTCACGGGCGCCGACGTCGCCAAGGTCGTGCACGCCTACGGCACCAACGGCATCGTCACCGCCGTCGAGATGCCGCTCGCCCCGGCCTACGACTGGGTCGACGCCGTCGTCGCCTTCGACGACTTCCTCGCGGCCGCCGCCTTCGCCGACGCCCTCGGCAACCAGGACGGCATCCTCCTGAAGAACCTCGCGGTGATCGCCGCGCCGCTGCCCTACGACTACTTCCTGCGCCACCGCCGCTTCCTGCGCCGCGACCAGTCCACCGTCCTCGTCATGGTCGCGCCCTTCGCGGTCGAGGCCTTCGCCGCCTTCACCCGCCGCTTCAAGGCGGCCGACGTGGTCTACCGTTCCGACCTCGCCACCGAGGAGGAGCGCAAGGGCCTGCCGCCGGTCTACGAGCTCGCCTGGAACCACACCACGCTGCGCGGCCTGCGCGTCGACCCCTCGATCACCTATCTCCAGGTGCTCTATCCGTTCCCGCACCAGCTCGAGCGCGTCGCCGCGGTGACGAAGCTGTTCGGCGACGAGGTGCCCGGCCACCTCGAGTTCGTCCGCTTCGACGGCAAGATCACCTGCTTCGGCCTGCCGGTGGTGCGCTACACCTCCGAGGAGCGGCTCGAGGAGATCATGCGCCTGCACGACGCCGAGGGCTGCCCGATCTTCAATCCGCACCGCTACACGCTGGAGGAGGGCGGCATGAAGCAGACCGACGCCGTCCAGCTCGCCTTCAAGCGCGAGGCCGATCCGAACGGCCTGCTCAACCCCGGCAAGATGATCGCCTGGGAGGATCCGGACTACGACTTCGGCGCGGAGAAGCTCTACCTCTTCCCCGGCCTCGAGCGGACCGAGTGA
- a CDS encoding ABC transporter permease, with product MDFVEIAVNVLASTVRLTIPLLFTALAGLYSERAGIFDIGLEGKMLASAFAAASLAFVTGSPWLGLLGGVAVSVALSAVHGFASITNKGNQIVSGVAINFVASGLTAVLGQAWFSQGGRTPQLANAARFDPIVLPGAEALRGVPVLGPIYAGLISGHNILTYLAFLAVPFSWWVLYRTRFGLRLRAVGENPAAVDTAGISVVWLRYRAVICAGIFCGFAGTYLSIAQSAAFIKEMSAGKGYIALAALIFAKWRPVPVMFACLLFGFLDAVAIRLQGTPVPFVGEVPVQIFQALPYVLTVILLAGFIGTARPPKAGGVPYTKER from the coding sequence ATGGACTTCGTCGAGATCGCCGTCAACGTGCTGGCCTCCACGGTGCGGCTGACCATTCCGCTGCTGTTCACGGCGCTGGCCGGGCTCTATTCGGAGCGGGCCGGCATCTTCGACATCGGCCTCGAGGGCAAGATGCTGGCTTCCGCCTTCGCGGCGGCCTCGCTCGCCTTCGTCACCGGTTCGCCCTGGCTCGGCCTCCTCGGCGGCGTGGCGGTTTCGGTGGCGCTGTCGGCGGTGCACGGCTTCGCCTCGATCACCAACAAGGGCAACCAGATCGTCTCCGGCGTCGCCATCAACTTCGTCGCCTCCGGACTCACCGCCGTGCTCGGGCAGGCCTGGTTCTCCCAGGGCGGCCGCACGCCGCAGCTCGCCAACGCCGCGCGCTTCGATCCGATCGTGCTGCCGGGCGCCGAGGCGCTGCGCGGGGTACCCGTGCTCGGGCCGATCTACGCCGGGCTGATCTCCGGCCACAACATCCTGACCTATCTCGCCTTCCTCGCCGTGCCCTTCTCCTGGTGGGTGCTCTACCGCACCCGCTTCGGGCTCCGGCTGCGCGCGGTCGGCGAGAACCCGGCGGCGGTCGACACCGCGGGCATCTCGGTGGTGTGGCTGCGCTACCGCGCGGTGATCTGCGCCGGCATCTTCTGCGGCTTCGCCGGCACCTATCTCTCGATCGCCCAGTCGGCCGCCTTCATCAAGGAGATGAGCGCCGGCAAGGGCTACATCGCGCTCGCCGCGCTGATCTTCGCCAAGTGGCGACCGGTGCCGGTGATGTTCGCCTGCCTGCTGTTCGGCTTCCTCGACGCCGTCGCGATCCGTCTCCAAGGCACGCCGGTGCCCTTCGTCGGCGAAGTGCCTGTGCAGATCTTCCAGGCGCTGCCCTACGTGCTCACCGTGATCCTGCTCGCCGGCTTCATCGGCACCGCCCGCCCGCCCAAGGCCGGCGGCGTGCCCTACACCAAGGAGCGGTGA
- a CDS encoding ABC transporter ATP-binding protein, with translation MPETPPAIELVGIDKRFGAVHANKDIHLSVAKGSIHGIIGENGAGKSTLMSILYGFYHADAGEIRVDGRPTQIRTSQDAIVAGIGMVHQHFMLVENFTVLENVVLGAEGGATLGKGVAKVRTALKKLSDDYQLEVDPDAVVEELPVGLQQRVEILKAMVRGAEILILDEPTGVLTPAEADHLFKVLRVLKEQGKTVVLITHKLREIMAITDTVSVMRRGEMVATRKTADTTVEELAELMVGRRVLLRVQKGAAHPGEVLLSVRGLTVRDGRGVTMVDDVSFDVRAGEIVGIAGVAGNGQSELLECIAGIRRQSAGQVFVAGTEVSPKVGPDALRRLGLAHIPEDRHHMGLVLAFEEYENAILGYHDDPKLLKGPFLDIDACRRDAEEKIAKYDIRPPNCRLKTANFSGGNQQKIVVAREIERDPKVLIIGQPTRGVDIGAIEFIHRRIVEMRDAGKAILLVSVELDEIRSLADRILVMFAGRVVGEETPEAGEQALGLLMAGIAA, from the coding sequence TTGCCAGAGACCCCTCCCGCCATCGAACTCGTCGGCATCGACAAGCGCTTCGGCGCGGTCCACGCCAACAAGGACATCCACCTGTCCGTCGCCAAGGGCTCGATCCACGGGATCATCGGCGAGAACGGGGCCGGCAAGTCGACGCTGATGTCGATCCTCTACGGCTTCTACCACGCCGACGCCGGCGAGATCCGCGTCGACGGCCGGCCGACCCAGATCCGCACCAGCCAGGACGCGATCGTCGCCGGCATCGGCATGGTGCACCAGCACTTCATGCTGGTGGAGAATTTCACCGTCCTCGAGAACGTCGTGCTCGGCGCCGAGGGCGGCGCCACCCTCGGCAAGGGCGTCGCCAAAGTGCGGACGGCCCTGAAGAAACTCTCCGACGACTACCAGCTCGAGGTCGACCCCGACGCCGTGGTCGAGGAACTGCCGGTCGGCCTGCAGCAGCGCGTCGAGATCCTGAAGGCGATGGTGCGCGGCGCCGAGATCCTGATCCTCGACGAGCCCACCGGCGTGCTCACCCCGGCCGAGGCCGATCACCTCTTCAAGGTGCTCCGGGTGCTGAAGGAGCAGGGCAAGACCGTCGTCCTGATCACCCACAAGCTGCGCGAGATCATGGCGATCACCGACACCGTCTCGGTGATGCGCCGCGGCGAGATGGTCGCGACGAGGAAGACCGCCGACACCACGGTCGAGGAACTCGCCGAACTGATGGTCGGCCGCCGCGTGCTGCTGCGCGTCCAGAAGGGCGCGGCGCACCCCGGCGAGGTGCTGTTGTCGGTGCGGGGTCTCACCGTCCGCGACGGCCGCGGCGTCACCATGGTCGACGACGTCTCCTTCGACGTCCGCGCCGGCGAGATCGTCGGCATCGCCGGCGTCGCCGGCAACGGCCAGTCGGAGCTGCTCGAGTGCATCGCCGGCATCCGCCGCCAGAGCGCCGGTCAGGTGTTCGTGGCGGGCACCGAGGTGTCGCCGAAGGTCGGGCCGGACGCACTGCGCCGCCTCGGCCTCGCCCACATCCCCGAGGACCGCCACCACATGGGCCTCGTGCTGGCGTTCGAGGAATACGAGAACGCCATCCTCGGCTACCACGACGATCCGAAGCTGCTGAAGGGCCCCTTCCTCGACATCGACGCCTGCCGGCGCGACGCCGAGGAGAAGATCGCCAAATACGACATCCGACCGCCGAACTGCCGGCTGAAGACCGCCAACTTCTCCGGCGGCAACCAGCAGAAGATCGTGGTCGCCCGCGAGATCGAGCGCGATCCGAAGGTCCTGATCATCGGCCAGCCGACCCGCGGCGTCGACATCGGCGCCATCGAGTTCATCCATCGCCGCATCGTCGAGATGCGCGACGCCGGCAAGGCGATCCTGCTGGTCTCGGTCGAGCTCGACGAGATCCGCTCGCTCGCCGACCGCATCCTGGTGATGTTCGCCGGCCGCGTCGTCGGCGAGGAGACCCCGGAGGCCGGCGAACAGGCGCTCGGCCTCCTGATGGCCGGCATCGCGGCGTGA
- a CDS encoding methylglyoxal synthase, with the protein MTFRPALALVAHDAKKDDMVAFARAHVDRLAGFDLYATGTTGARVSEACPRLPVTRLKSGPLGGDQQIGAMIAEGRLDGLVFFVDPLSPMPHDVDVKALTRLALVYDIPMALNRCTADMMIGSPRLGAAPRS; encoded by the coding sequence ATGACGTTCCGCCCGGCTCTCGCGCTGGTCGCCCACGACGCCAAGAAGGACGACATGGTGGCCTTCGCGCGGGCGCACGTCGACCGGCTCGCCGGTTTCGACCTCTACGCCACCGGCACCACCGGCGCGCGCGTGTCCGAGGCCTGTCCGCGGTTGCCGGTGACACGACTGAAGAGCGGGCCGCTCGGCGGCGACCAGCAGATCGGTGCGATGATCGCCGAGGGCCGGCTCGACGGCCTCGTCTTCTTCGTCGACCCGCTGTCGCCGATGCCGCACGACGTCGACGTCAAGGCCCTGACGCGCCTCGCGCTGGTCTATGATATCCCGATGGCGCTGAACCGCTGCACCGCCGACATGATGATCGGCTCGCCCCGGCTCGGCGCCGCACCGCGTTCCTGA
- the cdd gene encoding cytidine deaminase, translated as MADFDTLFAAATAARAKAHAPYSRFLVGAALEDEDGRIHAGCNVENAAYPEGWCAETTAIGHLVMAGGRRIVRALVVADRIDHANVPGGRFCTPCGGCRQRLAEFAAGPDVEVYACDPAGASRRFTMAELLPAGFSLET; from the coding sequence ATGGCCGACTTCGACACCCTGTTCGCCGCCGCCACCGCCGCCCGGGCGAAGGCGCACGCGCCCTATTCGCGCTTCCTGGTCGGCGCCGCGCTCGAGGACGAGGACGGCCGGATCCACGCCGGCTGCAACGTCGAGAACGCCGCCTATCCGGAGGGCTGGTGCGCCGAGACCACGGCGATCGGCCACCTCGTCATGGCCGGCGGCCGGCGCATCGTCCGCGCCCTCGTCGTCGCCGACCGCATCGACCACGCCAACGTTCCGGGCGGACGCTTCTGCACGCCCTGCGGCGGCTGCCGCCAGCGCCTCGCCGAATTCGCCGCCGGACCGGACGTCGAGGTGTACGCCTGCGACCCCGCCGGTGCGTCGCGGCGCTTCACCATGGCGGAACTGCTGCCCGCCGGCTTCTCCCTGGAGACCTGA
- a CDS encoding NAD(P)H-dependent oxidoreductase: MRLLVVYCHPVPESFVAALCEAVRAGLAEAGHEVRFVDLYGEGFSAPLSTAERRAYGERGVNEVALADHVDNVRWAEGLVFVYPTWWYGLPAMLKGWMDRVLLPHVAFTMPTETQGIRGNLRNIRRIEVVTTCGATWSLSKVMGEPGRKTILRGLRSICHPFCRTRYRALYRMDTVSAEKRAAYLARVRREMARIPR; the protein is encoded by the coding sequence ATGAGACTGCTCGTCGTCTACTGCCACCCGGTCCCGGAGAGCTTCGTCGCCGCCCTCTGCGAGGCCGTGCGCGCCGGCCTCGCCGAAGCCGGTCACGAGGTCCGCTTCGTCGACCTCTACGGCGAGGGCTTCAGCGCGCCGCTCTCCACCGCCGAGCGCCGCGCCTACGGCGAACGCGGCGTCAACGAGGTCGCGCTCGCCGATCACGTCGACAACGTCCGCTGGGCCGAGGGGCTGGTGTTCGTCTACCCGACGTGGTGGTACGGCCTGCCGGCGATGCTGAAGGGCTGGATGGACCGCGTGCTGCTGCCGCACGTCGCCTTCACCATGCCGACCGAGACCCAGGGTATCCGCGGCAACCTGCGCAACATTCGCCGCATCGAGGTGGTCACCACCTGCGGCGCGACCTGGTCGCTGTCGAAGGTGATGGGCGAGCCCGGTCGCAAGACCATCCTGCGCGGCCTGCGCTCGATCTGCCACCCGTTCTGCCGCACCCGCTACCGCGCGCTCTACCGCATGGACACCGTGAGCGCGGAAAAGCGCGCCGCCTATCTCGCCCGCGTGCGTCGGGAGATGGCGCGGATCCCGCGCTGA